In one window of Armatimonadota bacterium DNA:
- a CDS encoding class I SAM-dependent methyltransferase, whose product MSGWQRLWQDPDIAKRWRERPPLPEVVAAADALAAEGRTRVLDIGCGLGRHTVYLAHRGFEVTATDNAPAAIAACRKNLDEAGLHANLLGIDMTEFPFADGCFDLVISTQVIHHSERSTLARIIHCIERKLSPGGVLVWATPTPRHRECGKGREIEPGTWVDDNHREGPVPHHYCTEQEIRDLLAGLEIESLAEREMDGEPTGIWHWYVVARKRQV is encoded by the coding sequence GTGAGCGGATGGCAGAGGCTGTGGCAGGATCCGGACATCGCGAAGCGGTGGCGGGAAAGGCCGCCGCTGCCGGAAGTGGTCGCTGCAGCGGACGCGCTGGCGGCGGAAGGCCGCACGCGCGTCCTGGATATCGGCTGTGGCCTAGGGCGGCACACGGTGTACCTGGCGCACCGGGGCTTCGAGGTCACCGCGACGGACAACGCGCCGGCGGCGATAGCCGCCTGCCGCAAGAACCTCGATGAGGCGGGGCTGCACGCCAACCTGCTGGGGATTGACATGACGGAATTCCCCTTCGCCGACGGCTGCTTTGACCTCGTGATCTCGACCCAGGTCATCCACCACTCCGAGCGCTCGACGCTCGCGCGGATCATCCACTGCATCGAGCGCAAGCTGTCGCCCGGCGGCGTGCTCGTCTGGGCGACGCCGACCCCGCGCCACCGCGAATGCGGCAAGGGGCGCGAGATCGAGCCGGGCACGTGGGTGGATGACAACCATCGCGAAGGTCCGGTGCCGCATCACTACTGCACGGAGCAGGAGATCAGAGACCTGCTTGCCGGTCTGGAGATCGAGTCGCTCGCGGAACGTGAGATGGACGGCGAGCCCACCGGCATCTGGCACTGGTATGTCGTGGCGCGCAAGCGGCAGGTATGA
- a CDS encoding sulfatase — MREVVSQLRHGALAGLGWGATAGAIHAGALFGATRDTLEAPGGLILGITQAAAVDAAALWLLLGLCGAAVAVTALVIRRRVRVFSRPHVYSSLAVGAIAFALIARVWLNPGPPTAVAWAGSACLGAAAAVGAFVVVPRISRRLPRLAQPGPGVVLIVPLAIGAAWGAAYARWGNEALWLRATATGAGLLALIAVLAIVGRWLAATGERARWWRMVAAVLPAPGLAAWLAVGALDARSRPPVVLITIDALRTDRLGCYGADDGLTPNLDAFAREAIVFEEAFAAAPWTADSFAAIFAGRYPRELGMAPAAPDPPRPTPMRDYRLRGVGHAPALLAEILAEAGYETAAEIANPYLDRRLGWCRGFDYFRNEQSAPPEPPWRRPSPTRALLGWRHASLAGWFARRPYVRPTRETVLHRGAPGREGGRWLTAAATRWLRERESRAPKFLWVHYMDPHEPYLPPGIPAAVRASLPPLRGVPLRCTGSWMDEGKPEPQLSEAVRAAVRTLYDYEVRYADRSAGALLDYLREAGLYEPALIVITADHGEELWDHGHLGHGHALHDEILRVPLMVKLPDASSPRRVKRQVRLIDLAPTVLDVGGVRYHGPMRGRSLMAALSASDAERPLFAEGLLYGDEQKCLRTERYKVIYHAATGRTEVYDVGRDPMERRDLGGDGKVAPRERQMLKTWITQEARGGGARPGEVQLTPDMRERLRSLGYTAD; from the coding sequence ATGCGTGAGGTGGTGTCACAGCTAAGGCATGGAGCGCTTGCCGGGCTTGGGTGGGGCGCGACCGCCGGCGCGATTCACGCCGGCGCGCTCTTCGGGGCGACGCGGGACACACTGGAGGCGCCCGGCGGGCTCATCCTCGGGATCACACAGGCGGCAGCGGTGGACGCTGCCGCGCTGTGGCTTCTGCTGGGTCTGTGCGGCGCCGCGGTCGCGGTCACGGCACTCGTTATCCGCAGGCGAGTGCGCGTATTCAGTCGTCCTCACGTGTATTCCTCTCTAGCGGTAGGCGCGATTGCCTTTGCGCTCATCGCGCGCGTCTGGCTGAACCCCGGCCCGCCGACGGCCGTCGCGTGGGCGGGGTCTGCATGTCTGGGGGCAGCGGCGGCGGTGGGCGCGTTCGTCGTCGTGCCGCGCATCTCCAGGAGACTGCCGCGTCTGGCGCAGCCGGGCCCGGGCGTCGTCTTGATTGTGCCGCTCGCCATCGGCGCCGCGTGGGGTGCCGCTTATGCGCGCTGGGGCAACGAGGCGCTGTGGCTGCGCGCGACGGCGACCGGGGCGGGGCTTCTGGCGCTGATCGCCGTGCTCGCGATAGTCGGGCGATGGCTCGCGGCAACGGGGGAGCGCGCGCGGTGGTGGCGCATGGTGGCCGCTGTTCTCCCGGCGCCGGGGCTGGCGGCGTGGCTCGCCGTTGGCGCGTTGGATGCGCGGTCGCGGCCGCCGGTGGTGCTGATAACGATTGACGCGCTGCGCACGGATCGGCTCGGGTGCTACGGAGCGGACGACGGGCTTACTCCCAACCTCGACGCGTTCGCGCGCGAAGCGATCGTCTTCGAGGAGGCGTTCGCAGCGGCGCCGTGGACCGCCGACTCGTTCGCCGCAATCTTCGCCGGGCGCTATCCGAGGGAACTGGGGATGGCGCCGGCCGCGCCCGATCCCCCGCGCCCCACGCCGATGCGCGACTACCGTCTGCGAGGTGTCGGGCACGCGCCTGCGCTGCTGGCGGAGATCCTCGCCGAGGCGGGGTACGAGACCGCTGCGGAAATCGCAAACCCATACCTCGACCGGCGGCTTGGCTGGTGCCGGGGCTTCGACTACTTTCGCAACGAGCAGAGCGCGCCGCCGGAGCCGCCCTGGCGGCGGCCGTCGCCGACGCGCGCGCTGCTCGGCTGGCGGCACGCGAGCCTGGCGGGGTGGTTCGCGCGGCGCCCGTACGTGAGGCCGACGAGAGAGACCGTGCTCCACCGCGGCGCGCCCGGTCGAGAGGGGGGGCGCTGGCTGACCGCCGCCGCGACGAGGTGGCTCCGGGAGCGGGAGTCACGCGCGCCGAAGTTCCTGTGGGTGCACTACATGGACCCGCACGAGCCGTATCTACCGCCGGGGATTCCCGCGGCGGTGCGGGCGAGCCTGCCTCCGCTGCGCGGCGTGCCGCTGCGCTGCACGGGCTCCTGGATGGACGAAGGGAAGCCGGAGCCGCAGCTTTCGGAGGCGGTGCGCGCCGCGGTGCGAACGCTGTACGACTACGAGGTGCGCTATGCCGATCGCTCGGCGGGAGCGCTGCTCGACTATCTGCGTGAGGCGGGGCTGTACGAGCCGGCGCTGATCGTCATCACCGCCGATCATGGGGAAGAGCTGTGGGATCACGGGCATCTCGGGCACGGGCACGCGCTGCACGATGAGATCTTGCGGGTGCCGCTCATGGTCAAACTGCCCGACGCGTCATCGCCGCGGCGCGTCAAGCGGCAGGTGCGTTTGATTGACCTGGCGCCGACGGTGCTCGATGTCGGCGGCGTACGCTACCACGGGCCCATGCGGGGGCGCTCGCTTATGGCGGCACTGAGCGCGAGCGACGCGGAGCGCCCGCTGTTCGCGGAAGGGCTGCTGTACGGGGACGAGCAGAAATGCCTGAGGACCGAGCGGTACAAGGTGATCTATCACGCCGCGACGGGGCGAACGGAGGTCTATGACGTAGGGCGCGATCCGATGGAGCGGCGCGACCTGGGCGGCGACGGAAAGGTTGCGCCGCGCGAGCGCCAAATGCTGAAGACGTGGATCACGCAGGAGGCGAGAGGTGGCGGCGCGCGCCCGGGCGAGGTGCAGCTGACGCCGGACATGCGCGAGCGGCTGCGCAGCCTCGGGTATACTGCCGACTAG
- a CDS encoding 4Fe-4S binding protein translates to MPHTITNECTGCGTCLNECPADAISEGEVFTIDPELCTDCGLCAQVCPADAALPADE, encoded by the coding sequence ATGCCTCATACCATAACCAACGAGTGCACGGGATGCGGAACGTGCCTCAACGAATGTCCGGCCGACGCGATCAGCGAGGGGGAGGTGTTCACGATAGACCCCGAGCTGTGTACCGACTGCGGGCTGTGCGCGCAAGTGTGCCCGGCGGACGCGGCACTGCCGGCGGATGAGTGA